One segment of Dolichospermum sp. DET69 DNA contains the following:
- a CDS encoding DUF3146 family protein: MSAKRLPETTAHVRVTRQSWQQGFLEGEVSAGNFHWHFQWHFRRGELSVKPSQGRALIKEPLGRFLEQQDYQLEPGGDYAFTIRAEL; encoded by the coding sequence GTGAGTGCTAAACGTCTGCCAGAAACTACTGCTCATGTGAGAGTTACCCGCCAATCTTGGCAACAAGGCTTTCTTGAAGGTGAAGTTAGTGCCGGTAATTTCCATTGGCATTTCCAGTGGCATTTCCGTCGGGGAGAACTGTCTGTGAAGCCTTCCCAAGGTCGTGCTTTAATCAAAGAACCTCTAGGGCGTTTTTTGGAACAACAAGATTATCAGTTAGAACCTGGGGGGGATTATGCTTTTACGATTCGGGCTGAACTTTAA
- a CDS encoding pre-16S rRNA-processing nuclease YqgF, with amino-acid sequence MTNTQPVILGFDPGRDKCGVAVMGLDRQLFYHQVVLANEAIANIEIQLQKFPVSLIVMGDQTTAKKWKQQLNQELSKPTNIILVDERYSTLEARDRYWQMYPPQGITKLLPKGLRQPPRPIDDIVAILLIERYLNRLTDN; translated from the coding sequence ATGACTAACACACAACCTGTAATTTTAGGATTTGATCCCGGTCGTGATAAATGCGGTGTTGCGGTGATGGGATTGGATCGACAACTGTTCTATCATCAAGTTGTATTGGCAAATGAGGCGATCGCTAATATTGAAATACAACTGCAAAAATTCCCCGTATCCTTAATAGTGATGGGAGATCAAACAACGGCGAAAAAGTGGAAACAGCAACTTAATCAAGAATTAAGTAAACCCACCAATATCATTTTGGTTGATGAACGTTATTCTACTTTAGAAGCCCGCGATCGCTATTGGCAGATGTATCCACCCCAAGGCATAACTAAACTATTACCCAAGGGTTTACGTCAACCACCACGGCCAATAGATGATATTGTTGCCATTCTTCTGATTGAACGATATCTCAACCGACTAACTGATAACTAA
- a CDS encoding prohibitin family protein — MGFIVSLLTSLIASLIYLQTGRITSERTQLAVRGITILIGSIALLASISRLLVIVPPGNVGIINSFGKISDNTLDSGVHLVNPFAKVINFSTRLKDIKENIDTTSQEGLSLNLDVSLQYKLDPQKAAIVYKTIGTDEKQLIISRFRSTVRAITANYPASAIYSTKRQEIAQKIDQQLTQEIPTLGFIVDQALLRNVKMPETLQKAIQEKLKAEQENEQMKFVLEKERQEADRKRIEAKGIADSQKIISGGLTNQVLQLRSIEATEKLAQSNNSKIVVIGAEKGGMPILIQSETGKSKP; from the coding sequence ATGGGCTTTATAGTCTCCCTCCTCACGAGTCTCATAGCAAGTCTCATATATCTCCAAACAGGCAGAATCACCAGCGAAAGGACTCAATTGGCAGTCCGAGGGATTACGATATTGATTGGTAGTATTGCCTTACTCGCGTCGATTTCTAGGCTGTTGGTGATTGTTCCACCGGGAAATGTGGGTATTATTAACTCATTTGGTAAAATTTCCGACAATACTCTTGATTCAGGAGTTCATCTAGTTAACCCCTTTGCCAAAGTCATCAACTTTTCCACTCGTCTTAAAGATATCAAGGAAAATATAGATACAACATCTCAAGAGGGTTTGAGTTTAAATCTTGATGTTAGTCTTCAATATAAACTTGATCCTCAGAAGGCAGCAATAGTATATAAAACAATTGGAACTGATGAAAAACAATTGATAATTTCTAGATTTCGTTCTACTGTTCGCGCTATTACTGCAAACTATCCAGCTAGTGCAATTTATTCAACCAAACGTCAAGAAATAGCTCAAAAAATTGATCAACAACTCACTCAAGAAATACCAACATTAGGCTTTATTGTTGATCAAGCACTTCTAAGAAACGTCAAAATGCCTGAAACTTTACAAAAAGCAATTCAAGAAAAGCTCAAAGCCGAACAAGAAAATGAACAAATGAAATTTGTATTAGAAAAAGAGCGCCAAGAAGCAGATAGGAAGAGAATTGAAGCTAAAGGTATAGCTGATTCTCAAAAAATTATCTCTGGTGGACTTACTAACCAAGTTTTGCAATTACGCTCAATTGAAGCTACGGAAAAACTTGCTCAATCTAATAATTCTAAAATTGTTGTTATCGGTGCAGAAAAGGGAGGAATGCCTATTTTAATTCAGTCAGAAACAGGAAAATCAAAACCTTAG